GAGCGCCCGAACGCCATCAGCGAGCCGCGGCGCGCGGAACGATGCCGCGCTCCGCGAGAGCCGCGTTGATCCGCTCGCCGACCTGGTCGATGTCGCCGAGGCCGTCGACCTCGACGAGGAGGCCGCGCTCACGGAACACGTCGATCAGGGGCGACGTCTCGCGGAGGTAGACCTCCTGGCGGTGGCGGATCGCCTCCTCGGAGTCGTCGGCCCTGCCCTGCTCCTGCGCCCGCTTGGTGAGCCGGGCCACGAGCTCGTCCTGGTCGGCGACCAGCTGGATCACGGCGTCGAGCTTCTGCCCCTGCGAGCCGAGCAGGTCGTCGAGGTAGTCCACCTGCGCGAGCGTGCGCGGATAGCCGTCGAGAAGGAACCCGTCTTTCGCGTCGTCCTCCCCCAGCCGGTCCGCGACCAGCTGGTTGGTGAGGCTGTCCGGAACGTAGTCGCCGGCGTCCACGATGGCCTTGACCTGCACACCGAGCGGCGTCTCGTTCTTGATGTTCGCGCGGAAGATGTCGCCCGTCGAGATGTCGGGGATCCCGTACACGGAGGTGATGCGGGAGGCCTGAGTGCCCTTGCCCGCTCCGGGGGGTCCGACGATCAGCAAACGGGTCAACGCAGAAGCCCTTCGTAGTGTCGCTGCTGGAGCTGCGAGTCGATCTGCTTGACCGTCTCGAGACCCACGCCGACGATGATCAGGATGGACGTGCCGCCGAACATGAAGTTCTGACTCGCGCCGATCAGCGCGAACGCGACCAGCGGGATGAGCGCGATGATGCCGAGGTAGAACGAGCCGGGCAGGGTGACCCGCGTCAGCACGTAGTCGAGGTACTCGGCGGTCGGCCGACCCGCGCGGATGCCGGGGATGAAGCCGCCGTACTTCTTCATGTTGTCCGCGACCTCCTCCGGGTTGAAGGTGATCGCCACGTAGAAGTACGTGAAGCCCACGATCAGGAGGAAGTAGAGCAGCATGTAGAGCGGGTGGTCGCCCTTGGTCAGGTAGTTCGTGATCCAGGTCACCCAGGGGGCGGGAGCCTTGCCGGCGGCCGGCTGGTTGAACTGCGCGATCAGCGCCGGCAGGTACAGCAGCGACGAGGCGAAGATCACCGGGACGACGCCCGCCATGTTCACCTTGATCGGGATGTACGTGTTGTTGCCGCCGTAGGTGCGACGTCCGACCATCCGTTTTGCGTATTGAACGGGGATGCGCCGCTGCGACTGTTCGACGAAGACGACGCCCGCCACGATCAGCAATCCGATCGCGATCACGACCAGCAGGATCTCGATGCCCTGCGACTGGCCGACCGCCCAGAGGGAGGACGGGAACTGCGCCGCGATCGACGTGAAGATCAGGAGCGACATGCCGTTGCCGATGCCGCGCTCGGTCACCAGCTCGCCCATCCACATGATGAGGCCGGTGCCGGCGGTCATCGTGATGACCATCAGCATGATCGCGTACCAGGAGTCGTCCGTGATGAGCTGCGTGCACTGCGAGACCGCGGTGGTGCCGAACAGCGCACCGGAGCGGGCGACGGTGATCAGGGTCGTCGACTGGAGGACGCCCAGGGCGATCGTGAGGTAGCGCGTGTACTGCGTGAGCTTGGCCTGGCCGGCCTGGCCCTCCTTGTAGAGGGTCTCGAAGCGCGGGATGACCACGCGCAGCAGCTGCACGATGATCGACGCGGTGATGTACGGCATGATGCCGAGCGCGAAGATCGAGAGTTTGAGGAGGGCACCACCTGAGAACAGGTTGACCAGCGAATAGAGGCCGGAGGTGTCCTGGTTGGCGTTCAGGCAGGTCTGAACGTTACCGAAGTCGACGAACGGCGCGGGAATGAAGGACCCGAGCCGGAAGAGGGCGATGATGCCCAGGGTGAAGCCGATCTTGCGGCGAAGGTCCGGGGTGCGGAAGATCCGCGCGACGGCGCTGAACAAAGTGCGTCCTGCTTTCCTATGAGAGTTCAGTCGGGTGGCCGGAAAGCCCGGCCACCCGACTGGACCGCCTGAGGGCGGCTACTTGACGGAGCCGCCGGCGGCGACGATCTTCTGCTCAGCAGAGCCGGAGACCTTGTCGACCGCAACGTTCAGCTTAACCGCAATGTCACCGTTGCCGAGAACCTTCACCTTCTCGTTCTTGCGTACCGCACCCTTGGCGACCAGGTCGGCGACGGTCACGTCGCCACCGGCCGGGTACAGCTCGGCGAGCTTCTCCAGGTTCACGACCTGGTACTCCACCCGGAACGGGTTCTTGAAGCCGCGGAGCTTCGGGGTCCGCATGTGGAACGGCAGCTGGCCACCCTGGAAGCCCGGGCGCACCGAGTAGCGCGCCTTGGTTCCCTTGGTACCGCGGCCGGCGGTCTTGCCCTTCGAACCCTCACCGCGTCCGACGCGGGTCTTGTCCTTCTTGGCGCCCGCGGCCGGACGGAGGTGGTGGACCTTCAGGACCTGCTCGCGGGGAGCAGCGACGTCCTTCTTGGCCGAGGTCTTCTTCGCCGGGGCGGAGACGGTCTCGTCCTTGGTGTCGGCGGCAGCCTTGTCGGCAGCGGCCTTCGCCGGAGCCTTCTTGGCCGGAGCCTTCTTCTCGGTCGCCGGCTTCTCAGCAGCGGCCTTGGTGGTCGCGGCCTTCTTAGCCGGGGCCTTCTTCTCGGCAGCCGGCTTCTCGGCAGCCGCGGTAGTGGGCTTGTCGTCAGCCATTAGTCGATCTCCTCAACCTTCACCAGGTGAGCGACGGTGTTGACGTACCCGCGGTTCTGCGGGTTGTCCTCGCGGACGACGACGTCACCGATGCGCTTCAGTCCCAGGCTGCGCAACGTGTCGCGCTGGTACTGCTTCTCGCTCACTTTCGACTTGATCTGCGTGATCTTCAGACGCGCAGCCATCAGGCACCTGCCTTCGCGGTAGCGGCGGCCTCAGCCGCACGCGCCTCGATCTGCAGCAGCTTCTCGGGCGCGACACGGTCGTAGTCGAGGCCACGGCGGGCGGCGACGGCGCGCGGCTCCTCGAGCCCCTTCAGCGCCTCCACCGTCGCGTGGACGATGTTGATCGTGTTCGACGAACCGAGCGACTTGCTCAGGACGTCGTGGATGCCGGCGCACTCCAGGACGGCGCGGACCGGGCCACCGGCGATGACACCGGTA
The sequence above is a segment of the Leifsonia williamsii genome. Coding sequences within it:
- the rplO gene encoding 50S ribosomal protein L15 translates to MADDKPTTAAAEKPAAEKKAPAKKAATTKAAAEKPATEKKAPAKKAPAKAAADKAAADTKDETVSAPAKKTSAKKDVAAPREQVLKVHHLRPAAGAKKDKTRVGRGEGSKGKTAGRGTKGTKARYSVRPGFQGGQLPFHMRTPKLRGFKNPFRVEYQVVNLEKLAELYPAGGDVTVADLVAKGAVRKNEKVKVLGNGDIAVKLNVAVDKVSGSAEQKIVAAGGSVK
- a CDS encoding adenylate kinase — protein: MTRLLIVGPPGAGKGTQASRITSVYGIPDISTGDIFRANIKNETPLGVQVKAIVDAGDYVPDSLTNQLVADRLGEDDAKDGFLLDGYPRTLAQVDYLDDLLGSQGQKLDAVIQLVADQDELVARLTKRAQEQGRADDSEEAIRHRQEVYLRETSPLIDVFRERGLLVEVDGLGDIDQVGERINAALAERGIVPRAAAR
- the rpmD gene encoding 50S ribosomal protein L30, yielding MAARLKITQIKSKVSEKQYQRDTLRSLGLKRIGDVVVREDNPQNRGYVNTVAHLVKVEEID
- the secY gene encoding preprotein translocase subunit SecY; translation: MFSAVARIFRTPDLRRKIGFTLGIIALFRLGSFIPAPFVDFGNVQTCLNANQDTSGLYSLVNLFSGGALLKLSIFALGIMPYITASIIVQLLRVVIPRFETLYKEGQAGQAKLTQYTRYLTIALGVLQSTTLITVARSGALFGTTAVSQCTQLITDDSWYAIMLMVITMTAGTGLIMWMGELVTERGIGNGMSLLIFTSIAAQFPSSLWAVGQSQGIEILLVVIAIGLLIVAGVVFVEQSQRRIPVQYAKRMVGRRTYGGNNTYIPIKVNMAGVVPVIFASSLLYLPALIAQFNQPAAGKAPAPWVTWITNYLTKGDHPLYMLLYFLLIVGFTYFYVAITFNPEEVADNMKKYGGFIPGIRAGRPTAEYLDYVLTRVTLPGSFYLGIIALIPLVAFALIGASQNFMFGGTSILIIVGVGLETVKQIDSQLQQRHYEGLLR